The following is a genomic window from Campylobacter lari subsp. lari.
AAAAAGAAAGCAAAAACATACAAATAAATTTTGATGAATTAAAAAACTATACTAGTGCAAAAAACAAAATCTCAGCACTTATTAAAAAAATAGAACTTTTTTCATCGCTTGATTTTTTAAAAGATAATGTTTGTATAGTTGATACCCCTGGGCTTGATGATGTGATTATCCAAAGAGAGCTTTTGACAAAAGCTTATATAAGCAAGGCTGATTTTTTAATCCACCTTATGAATGCTTCTCAAAGTCTTAGTCAAAAAGATTGTGATTTTATTATAGAGTGTTTATTAACTTCAAGAGTAAGCAAGCTTTTAATTGTGCTTACAAAGGCTGATTTATTAAGCGAAAAAGACTTGCAAGAAGTAATTAACTATACTAAAAATAAGCTCAAAGAAAATTTAATGCAAAAGCATTTAAATCAAGAATTATTAAATAATTTAGATTTTGTATGTATTTCTTCAAAATTAGCTAATGATTTTTACCAAAAAAGAGGTGGAAATTTAGAACAAAGCAATATTTTAACGCTAGAAGAACTCATAGTTAAAAGTTTATATGATAAAAACAAAATTGCTCTAAGTGCTTATAAAAAAGAATTGTTATTGCATTTAGAAAAAATAGAAGAAAAAATTAAATTTTCTAATAAAATACTAAATTATGAAAATATCAAGCTTGATAAGCAAAATCAAGCTGTTATCAATGATTTTAAAGCAAAAAAAGAAAAATTAATGCAAATAAAAGCAGAATTAAGTGCTATTTTTAACGCAAAAGATGAAAATACTCAAGAAATTTTAACGCTTTTGCATTTGCTAGCTAAAAAATTAAAAGAAAAACTTATAGATGAGCTAAAATATAATCAAAATAATAAAATCAAAAACAGCACTCAAAGACTAAACACCATCATCGATACGACTTTAAAAGATGGAATTTTTGATCTTTTAAGAGAGTTAAAACAGCAAAGTGAGCAAAAGATTAATGAGCTTAAAAACACACTAAGCATAAAGTATGATTTTTTAAAAACTATATTAGAGCAAAGTTGTGATGATTTTAAAAGCAAGGTTGAAGCAAAAATAGAAGGTATTTTTAGCGATGATCTTTTTATAACATTAAAAACTGAACTTTTAAAAAATTTAGAATCAACTCAAGATATTTATAAACTAGAAAGCTCTTTAGAAAATCAAATTTTAAAAAAATTACAAACATTTAATATAGAAAAAATCGCCAAAGATTTAAAAAATAATCAAGAATTTTTTACTAATTTAGAGCTTAGTTTAAATTTATACGAAAAAGAGCAAGAAGAACAAATTAAAGATTTAAAAGATTTAATTTTACAAATAGAACAAAATGAGCAAAATTCTAAAGAGCTTTTAGAAAAAAACAATACAAAATTACAAAATTTAAAGACTTTAAAAACGGAGCTTTTAAATGCAAAATGATTTGATTAATGATTTTTTAAAAGCTTATGAAAATGCTTATTGTAAAAGCTTTGATGATAGTTTTGAAGGAAAGATTTTAGCAATCAAAAATGCATTTTTAGAGCCAAGTTTGCATTTAAATGATGTTTTTTTAAAAGATCTTGAGATGATCATAGCTAGCTATAAAAGAGCCATTAATGTGGCCATTATAGGGCAATTTTCCAGTGGTAAATCTACGCTTTTAAATTTGATTTTGCAAAAAGAATGCTTACCAACAGGTGTGGTGCCAGTGACTTTTAAGCCTACTTTTTTACGCTATGCTAGGGAGTATTTTTTAAGAGTTGAATATGAAGATGGCAGTGATGAGATTGTTGATATAAATGAGCTTGCTAAATTTAGCGATCAAAGAAATAAGCTAAAAGAAACCAAAAGTTTGCACCTTTTTGCACCTATTGAGCTTTTAAAAGATATCACGCTTATAGATACCCCGGGTCTAAATGCAAATACAACCGATACGCTAACTACTTTTCAAGAGCTTTCTTTTATGCATAGTGCTATTTGGCTTAGTTTGATTGATAATGCAGGTAAAAAAAGTGAAGAAGATGCTATAAGAGCAAATGCCAAGCTTTTAGAGCGTGGTGGGATTTGCGTGCTAAATCAAAAAGATAAATTAAACCAAGATGAGTTAGAAAATGTTTTAAATTATGCGCATTTGGTTTTTGATAAATATTTTGAAAAAATTATCGCAATTTCGTGCAAAGAAGCAAAGTATGATTTACAAAAATCAAATTTGCCTTTACTTTATGAGTATTTAAAAGGGCTTGATTATGAAAAAATTAAAAAAGATTTTATTAAAGAAAAACTGAATGATTTATGTGAGCTTTTGTTAAATCAATACATTTTTTTGCAAGATATTTTAGAGCAATTAGAGCTTAAATTTAATGCTATTTTACACTCTTTTAAAGCAAATGTGTTAGAGCAAAAAATCAAAATTTTAAATCATAATTGTTTAGATAAATTAAAACTTGTTGGAGAAAAAATATCTCAAGAGATTTTAAAATTTATCAAAGAAAAAGATAGTAATTATTATAAAGAAGCTAAAGGCTTATTTAAGAAAAATCTTTATGAAAAAATCACCTATAAAGCACCTTATC
Proteins encoded in this region:
- a CDS encoding dynamin family protein; this translates as MSLKETNNPSPQEDGGIKVLLKQIWKNHSVYLDVNTLFDESLINTQKAAIILSTNLDNYERFSALNEFKSLMKSLNLRLDLYSIQYAQVCFINALNFGILDKNELLKALEKLQKITDNALIYAFVSKQKIIQKDYKQEFKNSHQTLDLINEKLQELCEDEKAQKLLQEALVKFSNIDFSIAVTGVVNAGKSSMLNALLKKEFLGVSNVPETANLSILKYGKEQKAKIYFWNEEEWQDILKSSNDNQDMQELIKQLEQNFNLNEYIKKESKNIQINFDELKNYTSAKNKISALIKKIELFSSLDFLKDNVCIVDTPGLDDVIIQRELLTKAYISKADFLIHLMNASQSLSQKDCDFIIECLLTSRVSKLLIVLTKADLLSEKDLQEVINYTKNKLKENLMQKHLNQELLNNLDFVCISSKLANDFYQKRGGNLEQSNILTLEELIVKSLYDKNKIALSAYKKELLLHLEKIEEKIKFSNKILNYENIKLDKQNQAVINDFKAKKEKLMQIKAELSAIFNAKDENTQEILTLLHLLAKKLKEKLIDELKYNQNNKIKNSTQRLNTIIDTTLKDGIFDLLRELKQQSEQKINELKNTLSIKYDFLKTILEQSCDDFKSKVEAKIEGIFSDDLFITLKTELLKNLESTQDIYKLESSLENQILKKLQTFNIEKIAKDLKNNQEFFTNLELSLNLYEKEQEEQIKDLKDLILQIEQNEQNSKELLEKNNTKLQNLKTLKTELLNAK
- a CDS encoding dynamin family protein; the protein is MQNDLINDFLKAYENAYCKSFDDSFEGKILAIKNAFLEPSLHLNDVFLKDLEMIIASYKRAINVAIIGQFSSGKSTLLNLILQKECLPTGVVPVTFKPTFLRYAREYFLRVEYEDGSDEIVDINELAKFSDQRNKLKETKSLHLFAPIELLKDITLIDTPGLNANTTDTLTTFQELSFMHSAIWLSLIDNAGKKSEEDAIRANAKLLERGGICVLNQKDKLNQDELENVLNYAHLVFDKYFEKIIAISCKEAKYDLQKSNLPLLYEYLKGLDYEKIKKDFIKEKLNDLCELLLNQYIFLQDILEQLELKFNAILHSFKANVLEQKIKILNHNCLDKLKLVGEKISQEILKFIKEKDSNYYKEAKGLFKKNLYEKITYKAPYLSSDDAFLAMFYNSETMNKEFKKLKSEIALEFNQIKNDFSSFFTNLEEQILLFKAKFSNLQKENDLESDEEFANFRSFASASEELFLKDFKELLFKSKLELDLFLEKLNLKALANYESATKLTLGFFSTKMSVSKEFYELDSTEFSLYYPKASEVYQRVLTELNVYEFEDLLINKPTIMKIFKDYMQSLENLIQEKKVYIKNLIIEFENKKTMIEKIKSQISKL